From the genome of Buchnera aphidicola (Therioaphis trifolii):
CAAAAGATCCAAATGGAAAAGATCGTTGTGTAGCATGTAATTTATGCTCAGTTGTATGTCCAGTAAGTTGTATTTCTTTACAAAAATCACAAGATAAATATGGTCGTTGGTTTTCTAAATTTTTTAAAATTAATTTTTCGCGTTGTATATTTTGTGGTTTATGTGAAGAAGCTTGTCCAACTTCTGCAATACAATTAATACCAGATTTTGAATTAAGCGATTTTGATAGAAAAAATTTATTATATAAAAAAAAATATTTAACTATATCTGGAACTGGAAAAGATCATAAATATAATTTTTATGATCATTGTGGTGTATCAATAAAAAAAAAATATATGTATAATATACCAATTAACGTAAAAGATTTATTACCTTAGGATTAATATAATGTATTTAATTTTTTATTTTTTTTCTTTTTTAACAATACTTTTTACATTTTTAACTATTATACAAAGTAATTTAATGTATTCATTATTTTATTTTTCTATGTCAGTATTAACTACTTCTTTTATATTTTTTTTATTAGGTAATTATTTTATAGGTTCATTACAAATTATTATTTATTCTGGAGCTATTTTAGTATTATTTATTTTTGTTATTATGTTATTAAATTATGAT
Proteins encoded in this window:
- the nuoI gene encoding NADH-quinone oxidoreductase subunit NuoI: MNIKSIIFDFFTQIRSIFITFKHMFDMRETRLYPENPIYLSPRYRGRVVLTKDPNGKDRCVACNLCSVVCPVSCISLQKSQDKYGRWFSKFFKINFSRCIFCGLCEEACPTSAIQLIPDFELSDFDRKNLLYKKKYLTISGTGKDHKYNFYDHCGVSIKKKYMYNIPINVKDLLP